GTGTGCTCGGGCGCATCCACACCGCCGCCGAGGCGCGCGCCAGCTTCGACGACGCGCGGCGCGCCGGGTTCGACAGTATCAACCTCGACTTTATGTTTGGCCTACCGGGGCAGACGGTTGAGCAGTGGGAGGCGACGCTGCACGAGATCGCCAGCTGGGGCGCCGATCATTTCTCGCTGTACTCGCTGATCCTCGAAGAGAAGACCCCGCTGTACGCGCAGGTGATGGGCGGGCGCCTGCATGTACCCGACCAGGATGCGGCCGGCGAGATGTACGAGCTGGCGATCGAGCGGCTGGGCGCGGCCGGCTATGTCCAATATGAAATCTCGAATTGGGCGCGGCGAGACCGGGAGACTGGGAGACCAGGAGACCGGGAGACTGGGAGACCAGGAGACTGGGAGACCAGGAGACCGGGAGACCGGGAGACTGGGAGACTGGGAGACCAGGAGACCGGGAGACTGGGAGACCGGGAGACTGGGAGACCAGGAGACCGGGAGACAAACGATCACGATCTGCTCGTCGCCCCGTCTGCGTGTCTCCCTCTCCCGGCCTTCGCATGCCACCACAACCTGGCCTACTGGCTGAATGCCGACTACCTGGCCGCCGGCGCCGGTGCGCATGGCCACCTGTACCCGCAGCGCTTTGCGAATGTACTTGGCATCGACGACTATATCGGGCGCGTGGTGTCCGGGCGCACGCCGATCGCCGAGGTGACCGAGCTGAGTGCGCGCGACCTGGCGGCCGAGACGATGTTCATGGGCCTGCGGCTGAACGCGGGGGTGAGCTTCGCGCACTTCCAGGAACGCTGCGGCGGCGATCTGGGGCAGGTGTACGCCAATGAGCTGCGTGAGCTGATCGGGCTGGGCCTGCTCGAGCGCGACGCGCTGGGCGTGCGGCTGACGCCGCGTGGGCGCATGCTCGGCAACCAGGTGTTCGAGCGCTTCGTGTAGGGGCAGCCGCTACTGCGCGATCTTCTCGCCGGTGTAGGAGTTTAGGCAGTACCTCTGAGCCGACCCATCCGAGGGCAGCCGCTACTGCGCGATCTTCTCGCCGGTGTAGGGGTCGTACTTCCACTGCTCGGCCGGGCGCGGGTGCTCGACGATCGCTGGCGTGCCCGCCGGAAGGCGCGTATCTTCGGGCATAACGACCCACAGCACCACATACACCAGTGGGCTCACGCCGCTGAGCACCGCCACAACAAACAGCAAGCGTACGATCGCACTGTCGATGCCGAAGTACGCCGCCAGCCCGCCGCACACGCCGCCGATCATGCGGTCGGTGGTGCTGCGTGTAAATGTTCCCGTGTTCATATAAACACCCCTTCTCGCGCTTGCACGCCGCTGATAGCCTGGCTTGTATGTGTTCCATGGCTACGACGCCGGCGCCGTGGAAAATGTTGCTTGGCACATAGCAGGGGCGCGCGGACAAGCCGCGCGCCCCTGCTGCCATTAGCCCAGGCTGGGTGCTAGTTACCGCATGGCGCCACATTGCGCCAGTTGATCACGGTATCGCTCACGGTCTGGGTACCGCTGCTGCCGTAACTCAGTGTGAGCTGGCGGTTGGCGACCTCGGCGCAACTGTTGTCCTTCTCGACAAAATCCCACGCGCCGAGCGTGTACTTATACTCGATCTGAGTGGTCTCTTTGCCGGTGAAGGTGATCGTCCAGTGGGTTGGATCGACGCGCGTAAGCTGCACGCCGCCAGGGTTCCACTGCGGCAGGTTGCCGTCGAGCCGGTCGAGGAACCCGGCGATATACACGCCATGGCCGGTCGCGTCGGTGCTGGCTGGCACGGTCAGGTTGATCACCAGCGTGACCGTGCGCAGCTGCGCGGTGGCGGTCACTTCGTTCGAGTTGCCCGAGCGGTTGAACGAGGTGTCGATCGCGCGCACGACGTACGAGTAGGTTGCGCCCTCGGCCACGCTGGTGTCGTTGTAGGTAGTGCCGCCGGTCACCAGCGCGATTGTGGTGTATGGCCCGCCGGGGGTGTTGCTGCGCAGGATCTCGTAGCCATACACTGCTACGTTGTCGTTGGCGGCATCCCAGCTTAGCTCGATCCCGGCCGGCGAGGCCGATAGCTTGCTGAGGTTGCCCGGCACCGAGGGCGCCGTGCTGTCGCCGCTGGAGTTGACCGTCAGCTTACCGGCCTGCGCCGGGCTGTAGCCATTGCCGATACCGTCGAGGTCGGCATAGACCCACTCGCGGCCGTTGGTGGTGCTGTAGCGGTAGGCGTAGTCGTAGCTGCCGGCCTGCTCGGGCAGCAGGCTGGCTACGAACTCGTCGTTATTGCCCTGGTCGGCGTTGAAGCCGGCGTCGATCCAGATCCAGCTGGCGTTGCCGGCCGGGTTGCTGCCGCTCGGGCCGTAGCCCAGCTGTGCGCGCAGGCTGTTGGTGGCGCCGGTCTGGTTGGTTATGCCGTCGATATACACCTGGCCGTACACGTTGGCGGTGCGAGTGGCGGTGCTGATTGTATGCGTCAGCGTGGGCGGCCACTGCAAATTGGCCCAGCCAATCGTGTAGTGCGGCAATGCGCTGACCTCGTTCGAGGCGCTGCTTTCATTGCCCTTGCTATCGACGGCCTTAACCACATAGTAGTAGGTGCGTGCGTTGTCCAGGCCGCTGTCGGTGAAGCTGGTGGCCGTCAGCAGGCTGCTGTTGGCCTGCACCCAGCCGCCGCCGCTCAGCGGGCTGCGGTAGACATTGTAGCCCGCCGCGCCGCTGGCCGCCTGCCAGCTCAGGCCGACGCTGCCGTTGCCCTCGCTCGTCACCGCCAGTTGTTTGGGTGCCGATGGCGGGTTGAGGTCGGTGTTGCCGGTGGTGAGCACCAGGCCGCTCAGCGGGGCCAGCGTGATTTGCAGCGTGCCGTTGGCTACGGTGTAGCTAGCGCCGGTGCTGTTACCCACGCCGTAGATCGCTTTGAGCAGGTTGCCGTTGGGGATGTAGCCGGCCAGCGCGATGCTGAG
The sequence above is drawn from the Candidatus Kouleothrix ribensis genome and encodes:
- a CDS encoding PspC domain-containing protein is translated as MNTGTFTRSTTDRMIGGVCGGLAAYFGIDSAIVRLLFVVAVLSGVSPLVYVVLWVVMPEDTRLPAGTPAIVEHPRPAEQWKYDPYTGEKIAQ